From Oncorhynchus tshawytscha isolate Ot180627B linkage group LG27, Otsh_v2.0, whole genome shotgun sequence, a single genomic window includes:
- the LOC112226003 gene encoding histone-lysine N-methyltransferase EZH1 isoform X2 gives MEEAPEVPVSDPVPDPALILTPTPCPASNIPSRSLLEWRKRVKSEYMRLRQLKRFKNAEEVKALFMSNRQKIEERTNLLNEEWSKLRIQSVPLSTPGGALPGKKLCMVEFGFPAFKAQAVAVRPLTTVTGIPFMYSWSPLQQNFMVEDETFLHNIPYMGDEVLEQDEAFLEELIDNYDGVHGDREGGFINDEIFKELVEALSQYSDQEEEEEEAAEEKGGKEEEEKGVRKSAGEGTEEAKVGPTAFFRRKRRSVIEVRDSPANKKIPHDKIFTAIASMFPYKGTTEELKEKYKDLLEPPSPVKLPPLCTPNIDGPFAKSVQREQSLHSFHTLFCRRCFKYDCFLHPFHATPNVYKRKSKEIRMETEPCGLDCFLLQKGAKEFADQEMLRSQRSRRRRRQPRPPSSSCPGPSGTTEEAKEVDSDHETTSSSESNSRCQTPTKLCPGEEHGEQVEPPVQWSGAEESLFRVLHGTYYNNFCSIARLISTKTCKQVYEFAVKEVLIHRVPLVEGGNSPQKKKRKHRLWAKIQLKKDNSSNQVYNYQPCDHPDHPCDSSCPCVMTQNFCEKFCQCEHECQNRFPGCRCKTQCNTKQCPCYLAVRECDPDLCMTCGAADHWDSKVVSCKNCSIQRGLKKHLLLAPSNVAGWGTFIKESVQKNEFISEYCGELISQDEADRRGRIYDKYMSSFLFNLNNDFVVDATRKGNKIRFANHSVNPNCYAKVVMVNGDHRIGIFAKRAILQGEELFFDYR, from the exons ATGGAGGAGGCCCCAGAGGTCCCTGTCTCAGACCCAGTCCCGGACCCGGCCCTAATCCTGACCCCAACACCTTGTCCTGCCTCCAACATACCCTCCCGAAGCCTgttggagtggaggaagagggtgaagtcTGAGTACATGCGCCTCCGTCAGCTGAAACGCTTTAAAAACGCAGAGGAGGTCAAG GCCTTGTTCATGTCCAACCGGCAGAAGATAGAGGAACGTACCAACCTTCTGAACGAGGAGTGGTCCAAGCTGAGGATCCAGTCAGTTCCCCTGTCTACCCCAGGTGGAGCGCTACCCGGcaaaaag TTGTGCATGGTGGAGTTTGGCTTTCCAGCGTTTAAAGCTCAGGCGGTTGCCGTGCGGCCCCTGACGACCGTGACAGGAATCCCCTTCATGTACTCCTGGTCCCCTCTGCAGCAGAACTTCATG GTGGAGGATGAGACGTTCCTCCATAACATCCCCTACATGGGAGACGAGGTGTTGGAGCAGGACGAGGCCTTCCTGGAGGAGCTTATCGACAACTATGACGGTGTCCATGGAGAcagag AGGGAGGGTTCATCAACGACGAGATCTTTAAAGAGTTGGTGGAGGCCTTGAGCCAGTACTCagaccaggaggaggaagaggaggaggcggcggaggagaaaggggggaaagaggaggaggagaagggggtgaGGAAGAGCGCTGGGGAAGGGACTGAAGAGGCCAAGGTGGGGCCCACAGCCTTcttcaggaggaagaggaggagtgtcATAGAGG TGAGGGATTCGCCTGCCAATAAGAAGATCCCGCATGATAAGATATTCACGGCCATCGCCTCGATGTTCCCCTACAAGGGTACGACGGAGGAGCTGAAGGAAAA GTACAAGGACCTCCTGGAGCCCCCCAGCCCGGTAAAGCTGCCCCCCCTCTGCACCCCTAACATAGACGGGCCGTTCGCCAAGTCTGTCCAGCGGGAGCAGTCTCTGCACTCCTTCCATACGCTGTTCTGCAGGCGCTGCTTCAAATACGACTGCTTCCTCCACC CTTTTCACGCTACGCCCAATGTTTACAAGAGGAAGAGCAAGGAGATTCGCATGGAGACAGAGCCCTGTGGTCTGGACTGCTTTCTGCTCCAG AAAGGGGCCAAAGAGTTTGCGGATCAGGAGATGCTGCGCTCCCAGAGGTCTCGGCGGCGGCGGCGACAGCCACGCCCTCCCAGCTCCAGCTGCCCTGGCCCGTCAGGCACCACTGAGGAGGCCAAGGAGGTGGATAGTGACCACGAGACCACCAGCTCCTCAG AGAGCAACTCTCGCTGTCAGACCCCCACCAAGCTGTGTCCAGGGGAGGAGCACGGGGAACAGGTggaacctcctgtccagtggagtGGGGCTGAGGAGTCTCTGTTCAGAGTGCTGCACGGAACCTACTACAACAACTTCTGCTCCATCGCTCGCCTCATCAGCACCAAGACCTGCAAACAG GTATATGAGTTTGCTGTGAAAGAGGTCCTGATCCATCGTGTTCCGTTGGTGGAGGGTGGCAACTCCCctcagaagaagaagaggaagcacAG GTTATGGGCAAAAATTCAGCTCAAGAAAG ATAACTCGTCCAATCAGGTGTACAACTACCAGCCATGTGACCACCCGGACCACCCATGTGACAGCTCCTGTCCCTGTGTGATGACCCAGAATTTCTGTGAGAAGTTCTGCCAGTGTGAGCACGAGT GCCAGAACCGTTTCCCGGGCTGCCGCTGTAAGACCCAGTGCAACACCAAGCAATGTCCCTGCTACCTGGCGGTGAGGGAATGTGACCCAGATCTGTGTATGACCTGTGGAGCCGCGGACCACTGGGACAGCAAGGTAGTCTCCTGCAAGAACTGCAGCATCCAAAGGGGGCTCAAGAAG CACCTCCTGCTGGCCCCCTCAAACGTGGCAGGGTGGGGCACCTTCATCAAAGAGTCCGTTCAGAAGAATGAGTTCATCTCAGAGTACTGTGGAGAG CTAATCTCGCAGGATGAGGCGGACCGACGGGGGAGGATCTACGACAAATACATGTCCAGCTTCCTCTTCAACCTGAACAATG ACTTTGTCGTGGACGCCACAAGGAAAGGGAATAAAATCCGATTTGCGAATCACTCGGTGAACCCAAACTGCTACGCTAAGG TGGTCATGGTGAATGGAGACCACCGCATCGGGATCTTTGCCAAACGGGCTATCCTACAGGGGGAGGAGCTCTTCTTCGACTATAGGTAG
- the LOC112226003 gene encoding histone-lysine N-methyltransferase EZH1 isoform X1, which translates to MEEAPEVPVSDPVPDPALILTPTPCPASNIPSRSLLEWRKRVKSEYMRLRQLKRFKNAEEVKALFMSNRQKIEERTNLLNEEWSKLRIQSVPLSTPGGALPGKKLCMVEFGFPAFKAQAVAVRPLTTVTGIPFMYSWSPLQQNFMVEDETFLHNIPYMGDEVLEQDEAFLEELIDNYDGVHGDREGGFINDEIFKELVEALSQYSDQEEEEEEAAEEKGGKEEEEKGVRKSAGEGTEEAKVGPTAFFRRKRRSVIEVRDSPANKKIPHDKIFTAIASMFPYKGTTEELKEKYKDLLEPPSPVKLPPLCTPNIDGPFAKSVQREQSLHSFHTLFCRRCFKYDCFLHPFHATPNVYKRKSKEIRMETEPCGLDCFLLQKGAKEFADQEMLRSQRSRRRRRQPRPPSSSCPGPSGTTEEAKEVDSDHETTSSSESNSRCQTPTKLCPGEEHGEQVEPPVQWSGAEESLFRVLHGTYYNNFCSIARLISTKTCKQVYEFAVKEVLIHRVPLVEGGNSPQKKKRKHRLWAKIQLKKDNSSNQVYNYQPCDHPDHPCDSSCPCVMTQNFCEKFCQCEHECQNRFPGCRCKTQCNTKQCPCYLAVRECDPDLCMTCGAADHWDSKVVSCKNCSIQRGLKKHLLLAPSNVAGWGTFIKESVQKNEFISEYCGELISQDEADRRGRIYDKYMSSFLFNLNNDFVVDATRKGNKIRFANHSVNPNCYAKVVMVNGDHRIGIFAKRAILQGEELFFDYRYSQDDALKYVGIEREVDVA; encoded by the exons ATGGAGGAGGCCCCAGAGGTCCCTGTCTCAGACCCAGTCCCGGACCCGGCCCTAATCCTGACCCCAACACCTTGTCCTGCCTCCAACATACCCTCCCGAAGCCTgttggagtggaggaagagggtgaagtcTGAGTACATGCGCCTCCGTCAGCTGAAACGCTTTAAAAACGCAGAGGAGGTCAAG GCCTTGTTCATGTCCAACCGGCAGAAGATAGAGGAACGTACCAACCTTCTGAACGAGGAGTGGTCCAAGCTGAGGATCCAGTCAGTTCCCCTGTCTACCCCAGGTGGAGCGCTACCCGGcaaaaag TTGTGCATGGTGGAGTTTGGCTTTCCAGCGTTTAAAGCTCAGGCGGTTGCCGTGCGGCCCCTGACGACCGTGACAGGAATCCCCTTCATGTACTCCTGGTCCCCTCTGCAGCAGAACTTCATG GTGGAGGATGAGACGTTCCTCCATAACATCCCCTACATGGGAGACGAGGTGTTGGAGCAGGACGAGGCCTTCCTGGAGGAGCTTATCGACAACTATGACGGTGTCCATGGAGAcagag AGGGAGGGTTCATCAACGACGAGATCTTTAAAGAGTTGGTGGAGGCCTTGAGCCAGTACTCagaccaggaggaggaagaggaggaggcggcggaggagaaaggggggaaagaggaggaggagaagggggtgaGGAAGAGCGCTGGGGAAGGGACTGAAGAGGCCAAGGTGGGGCCCACAGCCTTcttcaggaggaagaggaggagtgtcATAGAGG TGAGGGATTCGCCTGCCAATAAGAAGATCCCGCATGATAAGATATTCACGGCCATCGCCTCGATGTTCCCCTACAAGGGTACGACGGAGGAGCTGAAGGAAAA GTACAAGGACCTCCTGGAGCCCCCCAGCCCGGTAAAGCTGCCCCCCCTCTGCACCCCTAACATAGACGGGCCGTTCGCCAAGTCTGTCCAGCGGGAGCAGTCTCTGCACTCCTTCCATACGCTGTTCTGCAGGCGCTGCTTCAAATACGACTGCTTCCTCCACC CTTTTCACGCTACGCCCAATGTTTACAAGAGGAAGAGCAAGGAGATTCGCATGGAGACAGAGCCCTGTGGTCTGGACTGCTTTCTGCTCCAG AAAGGGGCCAAAGAGTTTGCGGATCAGGAGATGCTGCGCTCCCAGAGGTCTCGGCGGCGGCGGCGACAGCCACGCCCTCCCAGCTCCAGCTGCCCTGGCCCGTCAGGCACCACTGAGGAGGCCAAGGAGGTGGATAGTGACCACGAGACCACCAGCTCCTCAG AGAGCAACTCTCGCTGTCAGACCCCCACCAAGCTGTGTCCAGGGGAGGAGCACGGGGAACAGGTggaacctcctgtccagtggagtGGGGCTGAGGAGTCTCTGTTCAGAGTGCTGCACGGAACCTACTACAACAACTTCTGCTCCATCGCTCGCCTCATCAGCACCAAGACCTGCAAACAG GTATATGAGTTTGCTGTGAAAGAGGTCCTGATCCATCGTGTTCCGTTGGTGGAGGGTGGCAACTCCCctcagaagaagaagaggaagcacAG GTTATGGGCAAAAATTCAGCTCAAGAAAG ATAACTCGTCCAATCAGGTGTACAACTACCAGCCATGTGACCACCCGGACCACCCATGTGACAGCTCCTGTCCCTGTGTGATGACCCAGAATTTCTGTGAGAAGTTCTGCCAGTGTGAGCACGAGT GCCAGAACCGTTTCCCGGGCTGCCGCTGTAAGACCCAGTGCAACACCAAGCAATGTCCCTGCTACCTGGCGGTGAGGGAATGTGACCCAGATCTGTGTATGACCTGTGGAGCCGCGGACCACTGGGACAGCAAGGTAGTCTCCTGCAAGAACTGCAGCATCCAAAGGGGGCTCAAGAAG CACCTCCTGCTGGCCCCCTCAAACGTGGCAGGGTGGGGCACCTTCATCAAAGAGTCCGTTCAGAAGAATGAGTTCATCTCAGAGTACTGTGGAGAG CTAATCTCGCAGGATGAGGCGGACCGACGGGGGAGGATCTACGACAAATACATGTCCAGCTTCCTCTTCAACCTGAACAATG ACTTTGTCGTGGACGCCACAAGGAAAGGGAATAAAATCCGATTTGCGAATCACTCGGTGAACCCAAACTGCTACGCTAAGG TGGTCATGGTGAATGGAGACCACCGCATCGGGATCTTTGCCAAACGGGCTATCCTACAGGGGGAGGAGCTCTTCTTCGACTATAG GTACAGCCAGGATGATGCCCTGAAGTAtgtgggcatagagagagaggtcgaCGTGGCCTAG